A window of the Dongshaea marina genome harbors these coding sequences:
- a CDS encoding TIGR01212 family radical SAM protein (This family includes YhcC from E. coli K-12, an uncharacterized radical SAM protein.), which yields MQLHHYVNLFGQDLKRRLGERVHKLTLHGAFSCPNRDGTLGRGGCTFCNVASFSEEAMQHKSIQEQLDHQRQNIHRAKRYLAYFQAYTNTYAEVEQLRNMYQQALSVADIAGLCVGTRPDCVPDEVLQLLAGYQMQGYEIWLELGLQTAQDKTLQRINRGHDFAAYQNAVERAHRYGLKVCTHLIVGLPGEGMTDYQDTLARVVEQPGCHGIKLHPLHIVTGSKMAQAWQAGRLQAMDAQSYIEAATSLIQHTPSRIVYHRVSAMARQPTLLAPLWCADRWRAMVGIGQALAQSGAQGSAIGDPFVFPHDCD from the coding sequence ATGCAGCTTCATCACTACGTTAATCTGTTCGGCCAGGATCTTAAGCGCCGTCTTGGCGAGCGAGTCCATAAACTGACCCTGCATGGTGCCTTTAGCTGTCCAAATCGCGATGGAACCCTGGGGCGGGGAGGCTGTACCTTCTGCAATGTTGCATCTTTCTCTGAGGAGGCGATGCAGCATAAAAGCATCCAGGAGCAGCTAGACCATCAAAGGCAAAATATCCATAGAGCCAAGCGATACCTGGCTTACTTCCAGGCTTATACCAATACCTATGCGGAAGTTGAGCAGTTACGCAACATGTATCAACAGGCCCTCTCGGTGGCCGATATTGCAGGCTTGTGCGTGGGGACCCGGCCAGACTGTGTGCCTGATGAGGTGTTGCAGCTGCTGGCCGGTTATCAGATGCAGGGCTACGAGATCTGGTTGGAGCTGGGGTTACAGACTGCCCAGGATAAAACCTTGCAGCGGATCAACCGGGGTCATGATTTCGCCGCTTATCAGAACGCGGTTGAGCGGGCCCACCGTTATGGACTCAAAGTCTGTACCCATTTGATTGTTGGGCTGCCCGGAGAAGGGATGACCGATTATCAGGATACCCTCGCCAGAGTGGTTGAGCAGCCTGGTTGTCATGGCATCAAGCTACATCCCCTGCATATAGTCACTGGCAGCAAGATGGCGCAGGCCTGGCAGGCGGGACGTCTGCAGGCGATGGATGCGCAATCCTATATTGAGGCTGCTACCTCTCTTATTCAACATACGCCGTCACGGATCGTCTATCACCGGGTTTCAGCAATGGCGCGCCAGCCAACCCTGCTGGCTCCACTTTGGTGTGCCGATCGCTGGAGAGCCATGGTGGGGATAGGCCAGGCTCTGGCGCAGAGCGGGGCACAGGGCTCGGCGATCGGAGATCCCTTCGTGTTTCCTCACGATTGTGACTAA
- a CDS encoding type 2 periplasmic-binding domain-containing protein: protein MSNIALPVIRVDQYMLFSQKNPRAEELRNLFNQGIKRIREKGIEEKIMEHYLLPSLISEKN from the coding sequence GTGAGCAACATCGCGCTTCCGGTTATCAGGGTGGATCAATATATGCTATTCAGCCAAAAAAATCCCAGGGCAGAAGAGCTCAGAAACCTTTTTAATCAGGGGATTAAACGCATCCGGGAAAAGGGGATAGAGGAGAAGATCATGGAGCATTACCTGCTTCCCAGCCTGATCTCAGAAAAGAACTAA
- a CDS encoding substrate-binding periplasmic protein, whose translation MLSRSFPLWVFTLFFQLIVFSTEARVREVSAAVGEWPPYIYCDSGAHGVLIDVVRAAYAEVAVSASFECFPWARSFSLTREGVYDTSFPWSRSAERQKIFYFSEPVISDYSVFFHLKNRSFPKLSTELNIENLSPYKIGGTIGYYYGPLLEEFDEKFGLQRAKSDELNFKKLLRGRIDLFPINFQVGYYLLSKLPPNPETG comes from the coding sequence ATGCTTAGTCGAAGTTTCCCGTTGTGGGTGTTCACTTTGTTTTTTCAGCTCATCGTTTTTTCGACAGAGGCAAGAGTACGTGAAGTAAGTGCGGCGGTTGGCGAGTGGCCTCCCTATATCTATTGCGATTCCGGGGCCCATGGGGTGTTAATCGATGTGGTGCGGGCCGCCTATGCCGAAGTCGCGGTGTCGGCAAGCTTTGAATGCTTTCCCTGGGCGCGCTCATTCTCCCTGACTCGAGAGGGAGTCTATGATACCAGCTTTCCCTGGAGTCGAAGCGCAGAGCGTCAGAAGATCTTCTATTTCTCTGAGCCGGTGATAAGCGACTACTCGGTATTTTTTCACCTGAAAAACCGGAGTTTTCCTAAGCTCTCTACTGAGCTGAACATTGAAAACCTCAGCCCCTATAAAATTGGCGGAACCATAGGCTATTACTATGGGCCACTCCTTGAAGAGTTTGATGAGAAATTTGGCCTGCAGCGAGCTAAATCCGATGAGCTGAACTTCAAAAAACTCCTGCGCGGGCGCATCGATCTCTTTCCCATAAACTTTCAGGTGGGCTATTACCTGCTCTCTAAGCTCCCCCCGAATCCAGAGACAGGGTGA
- a CDS encoding substrate-binding periplasmic protein — MARLYQIIFVLVSLSLISGAQAKLSQLTAAVGHFPPYIFCDDKPIRGMAVELVETAYQEVGIRVEFKCYPWGRVYNLARESAVDLTFPYLRNQDREQDFHYVAPMLAIKEVFFHLKSRSFSDLMDKEGELTVEDLKPYKIGGTIGYRYGELIDEYDGKYGLSLGKTANLNFKKLIRGRIDLFVESFIVGYYEVSLLEPPFRELITNLPLPISTEKLYLIVSHKHPRRQEISKLFIRGLTMARAKGVKQKLLEKYTLPDTP, encoded by the coding sequence ATGGCAAGGCTCTATCAAATCATCTTTGTGCTGGTTAGCTTGTCCCTGATATCCGGGGCCCAGGCCAAATTGAGTCAGCTAACGGCCGCCGTCGGCCATTTTCCGCCCTATATCTTTTGTGATGATAAGCCAATACGCGGGATGGCGGTGGAGCTGGTTGAGACCGCATATCAGGAGGTTGGAATTCGGGTTGAGTTTAAATGTTACCCTTGGGGACGAGTCTATAATCTTGCCCGGGAGTCGGCGGTTGACTTGACCTTTCCCTACCTGCGCAATCAGGACAGAGAGCAGGATTTCCACTATGTGGCCCCCATGCTGGCGATCAAAGAGGTGTTTTTCCACCTCAAGAGTCGATCATTTTCAGATCTGATGGATAAAGAGGGGGAGCTTACAGTAGAAGATCTCAAACCATACAAGATTGGCGGCACTATAGGTTATCGCTATGGGGAGTTGATTGATGAATACGATGGGAAATATGGCCTATCTCTTGGGAAAACAGCAAACCTTAACTTTAAGAAATTAATCCGGGGGCGGATCGACCTGTTCGTGGAAAGCTTCATCGTTGGCTACTACGAAGTCTCTCTCTTGGAGCCTCCTTTTCGTGAATTGATCACCAATTTGCCTCTGCCTATCTCTACAGAGAAGCTTTATCTCATCGTGAGCCATAAACATCCCAGGCGACAGGAGATAAGTAAGCTGTTCATCCGGGGATTGACCATGGCGCGGGCCAAAGGAGTAAAGCAGAAGCTCCTTGAGAAGTATACCCTGCCCGATACCCCTTGA
- the mtnN gene encoding 5'-methylthioadenosine/S-adenosylhomocysteine nucleosidase: protein MKIGIIGAMDQEVELLKQQMQLQDTFSIAGCEFYHGTLDGVEVILTRSGIGKVAASIATTLLAEKYAPDYVINTGSAGGFDPELNVGDIVISSELRHHDVDLTGFGYEMGQCARMPAAYPADAKLVSIAHSCIDAMGDVQTKEGLICTGDQFMCDPERIAAARGHFPDMLAVEMEGAAIAQVCYQFGIPFVVIRSLSDIAGKESPDSFEAYLEKAAKHSSKMVMAILNGIKTM, encoded by the coding sequence ATGAAAATTGGTATTATCGGCGCAATGGATCAGGAAGTTGAACTGCTGAAACAACAGATGCAGCTTCAGGACACCTTTAGTATTGCTGGCTGCGAATTTTATCACGGCACCCTGGATGGAGTTGAGGTGATCCTGACCCGCTCAGGGATTGGTAAAGTCGCCGCCAGTATCGCAACCACACTGCTGGCCGAAAAATATGCCCCTGATTATGTGATCAATACCGGCTCTGCCGGTGGCTTTGATCCTGAGCTCAATGTCGGAGATATCGTCATCTCCTCCGAGCTGCGCCACCATGATGTGGATCTGACAGGATTTGGCTACGAGATGGGACAGTGTGCCCGGATGCCTGCAGCCTACCCGGCAGATGCTAAACTGGTAAGCATCGCACATAGCTGTATCGATGCGATGGGTGATGTGCAGACCAAAGAGGGACTGATCTGTACCGGCGATCAATTTATGTGTGATCCCGAACGTATCGCGGCAGCTCGCGGCCACTTCCCTGACATGCTGGCCGTTGAGATGGAAGGTGCAGCGATTGCCCAGGTTTGTTATCAGTTTGGGATCCCCTTTGTGGTAATCCGCTCTTTGTCTGATATTGCAGGGAAGGAATCTCCGGATTCTTTTGAGGCTTACCTTGAGAAGGCCGCCAAACATTCATCAAAGATGGTGATGGCAATTTTGAATGGAATCAAAACAATGTGA
- a CDS encoding cobalamin biosynthesis protein CobD/CbiB produces the protein MNSFLLNQVIASPAVSLLVAVLMEAWLPLPRRLKPFHQARWLMELAGRVNKPGYPVEQQRLAGTLLPILMLALLLVFLIALSNLIIYPQIFEILILYWVMESNWLRRSARTIEQLLNKNELQSARFILDELSLRNKGELDRPHLVMATIESVSLRLFNHWFAVAFWYLLTGIYGALSWALLLSMSESWNRKLVHYHHFGKLVSTLVRALQFPPLVLLMISLTLYRGGVRGFTIALKQFRMWPSPASGLLLGILAGSFGIRLGGLRHYQKRRANWPTLGTDTLPQPQYIGWVTGRLIIAGWLWYIVPLLLYILYLLALYE, from the coding sequence GTGAATAGCTTTTTGCTCAATCAAGTCATCGCTTCCCCCGCCGTCAGCTTGCTGGTCGCGGTGTTGATGGAAGCATGGCTGCCTCTGCCAAGGCGCCTTAAACCCTTCCACCAGGCGCGTTGGCTGATGGAGCTGGCTGGCCGGGTCAACAAACCCGGCTATCCCGTTGAGCAACAAAGACTCGCCGGAACTTTACTACCCATTTTAATGCTGGCACTGCTGCTGGTGTTTCTGATCGCCCTGTCCAACCTGATTATCTATCCACAAATTTTTGAAATTCTGATTCTCTACTGGGTGATGGAGTCTAACTGGCTCAGGCGTTCGGCCCGCACAATTGAGCAGCTTTTGAATAAAAATGAACTGCAAAGTGCGCGCTTTATTCTGGACGAACTCAGCCTGAGGAATAAGGGAGAGCTGGACCGTCCCCACCTGGTCATGGCAACCATAGAATCGGTCAGCCTTCGCCTGTTCAACCACTGGTTTGCAGTCGCCTTCTGGTACCTCCTAACTGGCATCTATGGAGCCCTCTCCTGGGCCCTGCTGCTGTCGATGAGCGAGAGCTGGAACCGCAAGCTGGTTCACTATCACCACTTTGGTAAGCTGGTCAGCACCCTGGTTCGAGCTCTGCAATTCCCTCCTCTGGTGCTGCTGATGATCTCCCTAACCTTGTACCGGGGAGGCGTTCGGGGATTCACCATTGCCCTAAAACAGTTTCGAATGTGGCCCTCACCCGCCAGCGGGCTGCTGCTGGGGATCCTGGCGGGCAGTTTCGGGATCCGCCTGGGTGGCCTGCGCCATTACCAAAAACGCCGGGCCAACTGGCCGACCCTGGGTACTGATACCCTCCCACAGCCTCAATATATCGGATGGGTAACCGGACGCTTGATCATCGCTGGATGGCTCTGGTATATAGTGCCCCTGCTTCTTTATATTCTCTACCTACTGGCACTTTATGAATAA
- a CDS encoding cobalamin-binding protein, producing the protein MAQAAPERIISLTPHITELLYDVGAGKQLIAVDSASDYPPQVKSLPKVANYQSINVEKILALNPDLIVAWKPAQQRLLEPLKAFHIPIIYSDPTTLDSLGSELKKLGKQTGHPRQGELAANRYQQQLSALRASYQHRTAVQALYLMEGVPLTTVAADSWISQELKLCGADNIFKDAITPYPQISEEQVLQRNPKMIIVGSHSSKSLALWKQWPEIAAVKAGQLYRVDPDLLSRLTPRSLKGIEALCLDIQKARRHYQIH; encoded by the coding sequence ATGGCTCAAGCCGCGCCTGAGCGGATCATCAGCCTCACTCCGCATATTACCGAGCTGCTCTATGACGTCGGAGCGGGTAAGCAGCTCATCGCTGTCGATAGCGCATCAGATTACCCACCTCAGGTTAAATCTTTGCCTAAGGTCGCCAATTATCAGAGCATCAATGTTGAAAAGATCCTTGCCCTTAACCCCGATCTAATTGTCGCCTGGAAGCCTGCTCAGCAGCGACTGCTTGAGCCCCTGAAAGCCTTTCATATCCCGATTATCTACTCTGACCCAACCACTCTTGACTCCCTTGGGAGTGAGCTTAAAAAGCTGGGCAAGCAAACCGGCCATCCAAGGCAGGGTGAGCTTGCTGCAAACCGTTACCAGCAACAGCTTTCGGCACTGCGTGCTAGCTATCAGCATCGAACTGCGGTTCAAGCTCTGTACCTGATGGAGGGAGTTCCACTCACAACGGTTGCAGCAGATAGCTGGATTTCTCAGGAGCTCAAACTTTGTGGCGCAGATAATATCTTTAAAGACGCCATCACCCCTTACCCGCAGATCTCCGAAGAGCAGGTGCTGCAGCGTAATCCCAAGATGATCATAGTGGGAAGTCACAGCTCAAAATCCCTTGCTTTATGGAAGCAGTGGCCCGAAATCGCCGCGGTAAAAGCAGGACAGCTCTACCGGGTCGATCCCGATCTTCTGAGCCGCCTGACTCCCCGCTCCCTCAAGGGGATAGAAGCCCTGTGCCTGGATATCCAAAAGGCACGTCGTCACTATCAGATTCATTAA
- a CDS encoding trimeric intracellular cation channel family protein, with amino-acid sequence MVRFCDLFGTAVFAISGVLVAGRLRMDIFGVAVLATVTAIGGGTIRDSILGATPVFWVHDVAYLWDILITVFLCVWILWLVKIPGRLPWYLLPLADALGLAVFTVIGIQKALHFGSSELVAIIMGVITGVGGGMIRDVLARQIPMILQKEIYATACILGGIVYFICLKAGLSEVLTIWISIFGTLGIRVAAIFWHLSLPAFTMQRR; translated from the coding sequence ATGGTTCGCTTTTGCGATCTGTTTGGCACCGCCGTTTTTGCGATCTCCGGGGTCCTGGTGGCGGGCCGCCTGCGAATGGATATTTTTGGTGTTGCGGTCCTGGCAACCGTCACCGCGATTGGCGGGGGAACAATTCGCGACTCCATTTTGGGAGCCACCCCGGTATTCTGGGTTCATGATGTGGCCTACCTATGGGATATTTTGATCACTGTCTTCCTGTGTGTCTGGATCCTGTGGCTGGTCAAGATCCCAGGCCGCCTCCCCTGGTACCTGTTACCCCTGGCAGATGCCCTGGGGTTGGCCGTCTTTACTGTCATAGGGATTCAGAAGGCACTGCACTTTGGCAGCTCTGAGCTGGTCGCGATCATCATGGGGGTGATCACAGGAGTGGGTGGTGGCATGATCCGCGATGTTCTCGCCAGACAGATCCCCATGATTCTGCAAAAAGAGATCTACGCCACCGCCTGTATTCTCGGCGGGATCGTCTACTTTATCTGTCTTAAGGCGGGCTTATCCGAGGTGCTCACGATCTGGATCAGCATCTTTGGCACCCTGGGGATCCGGGTCGCCGCTATTTTCTGGCATCTTTCTCTGCCTGCTTTCACCATGCAAAGGCGCTAA
- a CDS encoding DUF2461 domain-containing protein — MPDFQGFEKTLTFLQDLSFNNKREWFQSQKPRYESDFITPALSFIESMTPHIHAISPHFTAIAKKQGGSLMRIYRDTRFSKNRAPYKLNVGIHFRHDQGKDIHAPGLYVHIQPGNSFVGAGIWRPEPKTLRKIRDFIVDNPRSYKHAIQNKAFSESFHMSGDSLIRPPRGFDPEHALIEELKRKDFIAICHLSDAEVTKSSLPELAYQKLKVTEPLIGYLCTAIEANY, encoded by the coding sequence ATGCCAGATTTTCAGGGATTTGAGAAAACATTAACCTTTCTCCAGGACCTATCCTTCAACAATAAAAGAGAATGGTTTCAAAGCCAAAAGCCTCGCTACGAAAGCGACTTCATCACCCCAGCCCTGTCATTTATCGAAAGCATGACTCCCCATATTCATGCCATCTCCCCGCACTTTACGGCCATAGCCAAAAAACAGGGGGGCTCACTGATGCGCATCTACCGTGACACGCGTTTTTCTAAGAACCGAGCGCCCTATAAGCTCAATGTGGGGATCCACTTTCGCCATGATCAGGGCAAGGATATCCATGCCCCCGGTCTGTATGTGCATATCCAGCCCGGCAACAGCTTTGTGGGGGCCGGGATCTGGCGACCCGAGCCTAAGACACTTCGAAAGATTCGTGATTTTATCGTCGATAACCCCAGAAGCTACAAGCATGCGATCCAAAATAAAGCCTTTAGTGAATCATTTCACATGAGTGGTGACAGTTTGATCCGTCCTCCCAGAGGTTTTGATCCCGAACACGCACTGATCGAGGAGCTAAAAAGAAAGGATTTCATCGCCATCTGTCATCTTAGCGATGCAGAAGTCACAAAGAGCTCACTCCCCGAGCTTGCTTACCAGAAACTTAAAGTCACTGAGCCACTTATCGGCTACCTGTGTACAGCCATCGAAGCCAATTACTAA
- a CDS encoding substrate-binding periplasmic protein: MKKLSIAIGIAIASCFSGAAVSATISFATQEFPPFNYKGGSGVAGPGVDIINAVTKSMGDSATFKIYPWSRAQDLVKKGKVDGLFLLGKNKKRMEWLYYTPPIITTEYGFFVQTSAPLQYKAPSDIKGMKVGVFGPSNTSNSLNKLAKQVDIKVDMTNKNEAVFKKLSSGRVDAVYSNRDVGNSIIKKLGITNLRYAGAQKPVTYYIAFSKEGFAEGTVKSFNEHYLKLKASGEIGKIVSGYNMTLAD; this comes from the coding sequence ATGAAAAAGTTATCTATTGCTATCGGCATAGCCATCGCATCCTGCTTTAGCGGTGCGGCCGTGAGCGCAACCATCTCATTTGCCACCCAGGAGTTCCCGCCCTTTAACTACAAGGGAGGTTCGGGTGTCGCAGGTCCCGGGGTCGATATCATCAATGCGGTCACCAAGTCGATGGGTGACAGTGCAACCTTTAAGATCTACCCCTGGTCCAGGGCCCAGGATCTGGTGAAAAAGGGCAAAGTTGATGGCCTGTTTCTGCTGGGCAAGAATAAAAAACGCATGGAGTGGCTCTACTACACACCTCCTATCATCACAACCGAGTACGGCTTCTTTGTACAAACCTCTGCCCCACTACAGTATAAGGCCCCATCCGACATCAAGGGGATGAAGGTCGGGGTGTTTGGCCCATCCAATACCTCTAACTCACTGAATAAACTGGCCAAGCAGGTCGATATCAAGGTAGACATGACCAATAAGAACGAGGCTGTGTTTAAAAAGCTCTCCTCGGGGCGGGTAGATGCGGTCTACTCCAACCGGGATGTGGGCAACAGCATTATCAAGAAGCTTGGGATCACCAACCTCAGGTATGCCGGAGCACAAAAGCCGGTGACCTACTATATTGCCTTCTCCAAGGAAGGATTTGCGGAAGGGACGGTGAAATCCTTTAACGAGCATTACCTCAAGCTTAAGGCCAGCGGTGAGATCGGTAAGATTGTCAGCGGTTACAATATGACTCTGGCTGACTAG
- a CDS encoding nucleoside deaminase — MDNHELLGRMLAVIEGDVLPLTRKGVASGNKVFGAAILRKADLSLVVAATNAEMECPLWHGEIHAIKKFYELAERPGPEECIFLSTHDPCSMCISAICWGGFNELYYLFDFEDTRDAFHIPHDLKIMDELFGCRAPTRSNNFYRATKLAQLLETSEKEAGLQGRLDSLYRVYAELSDAYQQDKTASAIPLK, encoded by the coding sequence ATGGATAATCATGAACTCTTGGGGCGAATGCTGGCTGTGATTGAGGGTGATGTTCTTCCCCTGACCCGGAAGGGGGTTGCGTCTGGCAATAAGGTGTTCGGTGCGGCGATTTTACGCAAAGCCGATCTTTCCTTAGTTGTCGCTGCGACGAATGCCGAAATGGAGTGTCCCCTCTGGCATGGTGAGATCCATGCAATCAAGAAGTTCTATGAGCTGGCAGAGCGACCAGGTCCCGAGGAGTGCATCTTTCTGTCGACCCATGATCCCTGCTCTATGTGTATCTCAGCGATCTGTTGGGGAGGCTTTAATGAGCTCTACTATCTTTTTGATTTTGAAGATACCCGGGATGCGTTTCATATTCCCCACGATCTCAAAATAATGGATGAGTTGTTTGGTTGCCGGGCTCCAACCCGCAGTAACAATTTTTACCGGGCGACTAAGCTGGCTCAGCTATTGGAAACCAGTGAGAAAGAAGCAGGACTGCAGGGGAGGTTAGACAGTCTTTATCGTGTTTATGCCGAGCTTTCAGATGCATATCAGCAAGACAAAACCGCAAGTGCTATCCCCCTGAAGTGA
- the tyrS gene encoding tyrosine--tRNA ligase, with product MSRLEEALAEIKRGSEEILVEEELIEKLKEERPLRIKFGMDPTAPDIHLGHTVVLNKLRQFQKLGHEVILLFGDFTAQVGDPTGKNATRPPLSEEQVLENAKTYADQAFKILDLEKTRIVYNSEWLAELGAVGMIKLAAKQTVARMLERDDFKKRYSQGQSISIHEFLYPLLQGYDSVALESDLELGGTDQKFNLLMGRELQKDAGQKPQCVLMMPLLEGLDGVKKMSKSANNYIGIDEAPNEMFGKIMSVSDELMWRFYELLSERSLEEIAGFKSDVEASQANPRDIKILLAKELIARYHDAESAERAHNDFVQKFQKNAIPDEMPEFEMQCNSEGLALGNLLKDAGLVGSTSEAIRMIRQGAVKIDGQKVEDTKQLAEEGCKVYQVGKRKFARVTLSAQ from the coding sequence ATGTCCCGGTTGGAAGAAGCTCTTGCAGAGATCAAACGAGGATCGGAGGAGATCCTGGTTGAAGAGGAGTTGATCGAGAAGCTCAAAGAGGAGCGTCCCCTTCGGATCAAGTTTGGTATGGACCCGACAGCGCCAGATATCCATCTGGGCCACACCGTGGTTCTTAATAAATTGCGTCAATTCCAGAAGCTGGGCCATGAGGTGATCCTGCTGTTTGGTGATTTTACCGCACAGGTTGGCGATCCGACCGGTAAGAACGCAACCCGCCCGCCTCTTTCTGAAGAGCAGGTGCTGGAGAATGCCAAGACCTATGCCGATCAGGCATTTAAGATCCTGGATCTGGAGAAGACCCGCATCGTCTATAATTCCGAATGGCTGGCTGAGCTGGGCGCGGTAGGGATGATCAAGCTGGCTGCCAAGCAGACTGTAGCCCGGATGCTGGAGCGAGACGATTTTAAAAAGCGCTATAGCCAGGGACAATCCATCTCAATTCACGAGTTTCTTTACCCTCTGCTGCAGGGCTATGATTCGGTTGCGCTGGAGTCCGATCTGGAGCTGGGTGGCACCGATCAGAAGTTTAACCTGCTGATGGGACGCGAGCTGCAAAAAGACGCGGGACAAAAGCCTCAGTGTGTATTGATGATGCCACTGCTGGAAGGTCTGGATGGCGTGAAGAAGATGTCGAAGTCGGCCAATAATTACATTGGGATCGATGAGGCACCAAACGAGATGTTTGGTAAGATCATGTCGGTTTCAGATGAGCTGATGTGGCGCTTCTATGAGCTGTTGTCCGAGCGCTCACTCGAAGAGATTGCAGGCTTTAAGAGCGATGTTGAGGCGAGTCAGGCCAACCCACGGGATATCAAGATCCTGCTGGCGAAGGAGCTGATCGCTCGCTATCACGATGCAGAGTCTGCTGAGCGGGCACACAATGACTTTGTGCAGAAGTTCCAGAAAAATGCGATCCCCGATGAGATGCCAGAGTTCGAGATGCAGTGTAACTCAGAAGGACTGGCACTGGGCAACCTTCTCAAAGATGCGGGGCTGGTGGGCTCGACCTCAGAAGCGATCCGGATGATCCGCCAGGGTGCAGTCAAGATCGATGGTCAGAAGGTTGAAGACACCAAGCAGCTGGCTGAAGAGGGTTGTAAGGTGTACCAGGTGGGCAAGCGTAAATTTGCCAGAGTGACACTGAGCGCACAGTAA
- a CDS encoding peptidoglycan DD-metalloendopeptidase family protein, giving the protein MLFFGILLVVIALHPSAQTLVRQELDGSPNKALPGVSYSLLLDLKEAPLPKLASELHHQLYRVQPGDSLTRIWQKMNLPLKELYTLEKGPLVKKSLRQLKPGDKLQFILDQQHGFHSLQYPMGDEKVLTLSKQGDTLKARVVEAPLSSRVRFAQGKIQSNFWNAAIEAGLSENTLMELAGIFSWDIDFANDLRPGDRFSVLYSDQYRDGKFVKAGDILAAEFINQGERFTAIRNSDGRYYTPDGKAMRKSFLRAPVNFRYISSNFNPRRLHPVTGRVRPHNGIDYVAPIGTPILAAGDGIVTRSSRNSLNGNYVFIRHNSRYTTKYLHLNRRYVKTGARVKQSQVIGTLGKTGRVTGAHLHYEFVVNGVHRNPRTVKLPQASSLKGSKLAAFKLIAHQELGQLQQIQNVMLAMR; this is encoded by the coding sequence ATGCTATTTTTTGGCATCCTGCTGGTCGTCATCGCTCTCCACCCTTCGGCCCAGACCCTGGTGCGCCAGGAGCTTGATGGCAGCCCGAATAAAGCGCTCCCCGGTGTCAGTTATTCACTCCTCCTGGATCTCAAAGAAGCGCCGCTTCCAAAGCTTGCATCTGAGCTTCATCATCAGCTGTATCGGGTTCAACCCGGAGACTCCCTGACCCGGATCTGGCAAAAGATGAATCTTCCCCTCAAAGAGCTCTATACCCTTGAAAAAGGACCTCTGGTTAAAAAGTCTCTGCGCCAGCTAAAACCCGGAGATAAACTGCAGTTTATCCTGGATCAGCAGCACGGCTTTCACTCACTCCAATACCCCATGGGTGATGAAAAAGTTCTGACCCTCTCTAAGCAGGGAGACACTCTCAAGGCCAGGGTTGTAGAAGCCCCCCTGAGTTCCCGAGTCCGTTTTGCCCAAGGGAAGATCCAAAGCAACTTCTGGAATGCAGCCATAGAGGCAGGCCTGAGTGAGAACACTCTGATGGAGCTTGCCGGGATCTTTAGCTGGGATATCGACTTTGCTAATGATCTACGCCCGGGAGATAGGTTCAGTGTGCTCTACAGTGATCAGTACCGGGATGGCAAATTTGTTAAAGCCGGAGATATTCTGGCCGCCGAGTTTATCAATCAGGGCGAACGCTTCACTGCTATCCGTAATAGCGATGGTCGCTACTATACCCCGGATGGTAAGGCTATGCGCAAGAGCTTCCTGCGTGCTCCGGTCAACTTCCGCTATATCTCCTCCAACTTTAATCCAAGGCGGCTGCACCCGGTGACCGGCAGGGTGAGACCTCACAACGGTATCGACTATGTCGCACCGATCGGAACACCGATTCTGGCAGCCGGTGATGGCATCGTCACTCGCTCCTCCAGAAATAGCCTCAACGGTAACTATGTGTTTATCCGGCATAACTCCCGTTATACCACCAAATACCTGCACCTCAATCGCCGCTATGTCAAAACCGGCGCCCGGGTCAAACAGAGCCAGGTGATCGGCACCCTTGGCAAAACCGGACGGGTCACAGGTGCTCATCTTCACTATGAGTTCGTGGTCAATGGGGTACACCGCAACCCACGCACGGTAAAACTGCCCCAGGCAAGCTCTCTCAAGGGCTCTAAGCTGGCAGCTTTCAAGCTCATTGCCCACCAGGAGCTCGGGCAACTGCAACAGATCCAAAACGTCATGCTGGCGATGCGTTAA